From Mesomycoplasma dispar, a single genomic window includes:
- a CDS encoding glycine cleavage system protein H, producing the protein MQKVANFMIIEQNNEIFTVYLTAELQDDLGTIGFLKFINKKKFEKNEIFAKIEASKTVFSLKTPLKCEVIEFNEAALKNPKILNSHNPEENWLFKAKKIDQIEFDALEDF; encoded by the coding sequence GTGCAAAAAGTTGCTAATTTTATGATAATCGAGCAAAATAATGAAATTTTCACCGTTTATTTAACTGCGGAACTCCAAGATGACCTCGGAACTATTGGTTTTTTGAAGTTTATTAACAAAAAGAAATTTGAAAAAAACGAGATTTTTGCTAAAATCGAAGCCTCAAAAACTGTTTTTTCATTAAAAACACCTTTGAAATGTGAAGTGATTGAGTTTAACGAAGCAGCACTAAAAAATCCAAAGATTTTAAACTCGCATAATCCAGAAGAAAATTGACTTTTTAAAGCAAAAAAAATTGATCAAATCGAGTTCGATGCCCTTGAAGACTTTTAA
- a CDS encoding peroxiredoxin — translation MQTKFKDKKYDLVSSLIEPGETLKFSVSDTNFDVVDFESFEKTTVISIFPSINTKICDFQTVSIRDLSRKYPQFRFISVSLDLPSAIGQWKNANASENLEIYSDYRLRSFGLATGFLINDVFLLNRGYIIVDPEGKVLVVESNSDVHDQIDFEKLEEELKKLT, via the coding sequence ATGCAAACAAAATTTAAAGATAAAAAATATGATTTAGTTTCTTCATTGATTGAACCTGGTGAAACATTAAAATTTTCTGTTAGTGATACAAATTTTGATGTTGTTGACTTTGAATCCTTTGAAAAAACAACTGTAATTTCAATTTTTCCATCAATTAACACTAAAATTTGCGATTTTCAAACAGTTTCAATACGTGATTTGTCACGCAAATACCCTCAATTCCGATTTATTTCAGTTTCTTTAGATCTTCCTTCAGCGATTGGACAGTGAAAAAACGCTAATGCATCCGAAAATTTAGAAATATATTCAGACTACCGACTCCGTAGTTTTGGATTAGCAACTGGGTTCTTAATTAACGATGTTTTTTTATTAAACCGTGGTTACATTATTGTTGATCCCGAAGGTAAGGTTCTGGTTGTCGAGTCCAATTCAGATGTCCATGATCAAATTGACTTTGAAAAATTAGAAGAAGAACTTAAGAAACTTACCTAA
- a CDS encoding prolipoprotein diacylglyceryl transferase, with amino-acid sequence MTNNTKIPADLANERPFKEGEAFWLIQDWIPIYALTIVLGMIASIITIYFFWKREGYKYDYLAVLIFITIPVSIIGARFGFILERLLVGDFTNLKNWYNIRHGGLSIQWGVIFPTIANLLYLYRKRKELDWRKAFSFILPAVLIGQFIGRWGNFTNHEVYGFLDPEGKTVNWLGSFIRKNMFISDKIAPNGQLRVPLFFYEGIASLFGYIILVWILNLFSWLKPGSTGALYILYYGIVRSSMEFLRQESYLYYFLIAIFMIIVGLFLFIRFQFFANYYLKFENKKLKIAFFDRYSKEKKRFAGIITWTRWNRNFSELKETNKELEPKNA; translated from the coding sequence ATGACTAACAATACAAAAATCCCCGCTGATTTAGCAAATGAACGCCCGTTTAAGGAGGGTGAGGCTTTTTGGTTAATTCAGGACTGAATTCCCATTTACGCGCTAACAATCGTTTTGGGGATGATTGCTTCAATTATTACAATTTATTTTTTTTGAAAGCGTGAAGGCTATAAATACGACTATTTAGCAGTGCTAATTTTCATCACAATTCCAGTTTCAATAATTGGCGCACGTTTTGGTTTTATTCTTGAACGTTTACTTGTTGGTGATTTTACCAATTTAAAAAACTGGTACAACATTCGCCACGGTGGACTTTCGATTCAATGAGGAGTAATTTTCCCGACAATCGCAAATTTATTGTATCTTTACAGAAAACGAAAAGAACTTGACTGACGAAAAGCATTTTCTTTCATTTTGCCAGCAGTTTTAATTGGCCAATTCATCGGAAGATGAGGAAATTTTACCAACCACGAAGTTTATGGATTTCTTGATCCCGAAGGTAAAACTGTTAACTGACTTGGAAGTTTCATCCGTAAAAATATGTTTATTAGTGATAAAATCGCGCCAAACGGACAGTTGCGAGTACCGCTATTTTTCTATGAAGGAATTGCTTCGCTTTTTGGTTATATCATTTTAGTTTGAATTTTAAACCTTTTTTCTTGACTAAAACCAGGATCAACCGGTGCTTTATACATTTTATATTACGGAATCGTTCGTTCTTCAATGGAATTTTTACGTCAGGAATCTTATTTATATTATTTCCTAATCGCAATTTTTATGATTATTGTTGGTCTTTTTCTTTTTATACGTTTCCAATTTTTTGCAAATTACTACCTAAAATTTGAAAACAAAAAGTTAAAAATCGCTTTTTTTGACAGATACTCAAAAGAAAAAAAGCGCTTTGCAGGTATAATAACTTGAACTCGTTGAAACCGTAATTTTTCAGAATTAAAAGAAACTAACAAAGAATTAGAACCAAAAAATGCTTAA